One segment of Clavelina lepadiformis chromosome 2, kaClaLepa1.1, whole genome shotgun sequence DNA contains the following:
- the LOC143446999 gene encoding TNF receptor-associated factor 6-like: MEDILEQRSPMSSPDVVTNETNGFDQGATVGYDYEFIPTLDNKYMCPICLLALRDPVQTSCGHRFCHLCILRCIRNQARCPVDQIPLSSKQLFQDRSAHREVLDLKVKCSNDGCDVVLELRHMQKHHDICPFLQVPCKYYCGVTFALSESHFHYESQCTHRPVRCSVCQQTYPLNAAMAHEEDCKQHEPVECEHCKHKFKRYRLNQHISGECPQAPIKCVFDNVGCHKQHPRHHIEEHMKKSTQVHLQYLLSTVTALQKQSNTLQENLIKAQENFKTFNVSSSQSAPLSQVPPSTKILDLDELNCTITNINLYDSDSEIHHDTSPATEVDEKDEFDEIALIKASHKQLEERYGRSASSSSSVASSPVVLPNTFNTTDVCTCKAAAGLKVLQNKHTDHDEKIVSLDHHVRELVAKMENQVLQMKDINTKLSAVEQRLEQQELRCCNGLYYWKIKEYAKLRRAATIGDMPVLHSPGFYTSPQGYRMCIRANLDGVENAQGTHLSLFVHIMKGEYDDFLTWPFYGTITLTIINQRELPSQRMNISETLEARSNLMAFQRPTTERNQKGYGYIDFYPLRMLETNGFTKNNTLVIKAQVRVYENPVK, translated from the exons ATGGAAGACATTTTGGAACAACGGTCACCAATGTCATCACCTGATGTAGTTACCAACGAAACCAATGGCTTTGATCAAGGTGCCACTGTTG gtTATGATTACGAGTTCATCCCTACTTTGGATAACAAGTACATGTGCCCCATTTGTTTGTTAGCATTACGTGACCCGGTTCAAACCAGCTGTGGCCATAGATTTTGTCATCTTTGCATTTTAAGATGCATTCG aaaTCAAGCAAGGTGTCCAGTGGATCAAATTCCTCTCTCGTCCAAACAATTATTTCAAGATAGATCTGCTCATAGAGAAGTGTTGGATCTAAAAGTGAAATGTAGCAATGATGGCTGTGACGTTGTCCTTGAACTGCGTCATATGCAG AAGCATCATGATATATGTCCATTTCTTCAAGTTCCTTGTAAATACTACTGTGGAGTAACATTTGCATTAAGTGAAAGCCATTTTCATTATGAAAGCCAATGCACGCATAGGCCAGTTAGATGTTCTGTTTGCCAACAAACTTATCCACTGAATGCTGCAATG gcCCATGAGGAAGACTGTAAACAACATGAGCCTGTTGAGTGTGAGCATTGCAAACATAAATTCAAAAGATACAGG CTTAACCAACATATTTCCGGAGAATGTCCTCAAGCTCCGATCAAATGTGTCTTTGATAACGTGGGATGTCATAAGCAG cATCCTCGCCATCACATAGAAGAACACATGAAGAAGTCTACCCAAGTTCATCTTCAGTATCTGCTTAGCACTGTCACTGCTCTTCAGAAGCAAAGTAATACATTGCAAGAAAACCTAATAAAAGCTCAAGAAAACTTCAAGACTTTCAATGTAAGCTCCAGTCAGTCAGCTCCTTTGTCACAA gTGCCACCCTCCACGAAAATATTAGACCTGGATGAGCTCAACTGCACGATTACTAATATAAACTTATACGATTCGGACTCGGAGATTCATCATGATACTAGTCCGGCCACTGAAGTAGATG AAAAAGATGAATTTGATGAAATAGCGTTGATCAAAGCTTCACATAAGCAACTTGAGGAAAGATATGGCCGTAGTGCTTCATCATCCTCATCGGTTGCATCATCACCAGTTGTTCTTCCAAATACGTTCAATACAACTGATGTGTGCACCTGCAAGGCAGCGGCTGGCCTGAAAGTCCTTCAAAATAAGCACACTGACCATGATGAAAAAATTGTCAG TCTTGATCATCATGTACGCGAGCTTGTTGCCAAAATGGAAAATCAAGTTTTGCAAATGAAAgatataaatacaaaattgtCTGCAGTTGAACAACGTTTGGAGCAACAAGAACTAAG GTGTTGTAATGGTCTATATTACTGGAAAATAAAGGAGTACGCAAAATTAAGGAGAGCCGCAACAATTGGTGATATGCCTGTGCTGCATAG CCCAGGCTTTTACACGAGTCCTCAGGGATATAGAATGTGCATTCGGGCTAATCTTGATGGAGTGGAGAATGCTCAAGGAACTCATCTTTCTCTTTTTGTGCACATTATGAAGGGTGAATATGATGACTTTCTAACATGGCCTTTCTATGGAACTATCACATTGACAATCATTAACCAG CGAGAATTGCCTTCACAGCGAATGAATATTTCGGAGACT